In Terriglobus sp. TAA 43, a single window of DNA contains:
- a CDS encoding carboxymuconolactone decarboxylase family protein, with protein MSLRIDYAHQSPELFRKYLEMSMALKKSSIDEKLKSLVEIRASQLNGCAFCLDMHVKQAKIAGERELRLYHVSIWRESNLFTPKERAALEWTEAVTKLGEHGVSDAIFDSVRKELSEKELTDLTFVLMVINGWNRVSVAFQAVPGSQDEAYGLTAAGLS; from the coding sequence ATGTCCCTTCGCATTGACTACGCACACCAATCGCCTGAACTGTTTCGCAAATACCTGGAGATGAGCATGGCTCTGAAGAAGAGCAGCATCGACGAGAAGTTGAAGTCGTTGGTGGAGATTCGCGCTTCGCAGTTGAATGGCTGCGCCTTTTGCCTGGACATGCATGTGAAGCAGGCCAAGATTGCCGGGGAACGTGAGTTAAGGCTTTACCATGTGAGCATCTGGCGCGAGAGCAACCTGTTCACACCGAAGGAGCGCGCGGCGCTGGAATGGACCGAGGCTGTGACGAAGCTAGGCGAACACGGTGTAAGCGATGCGATTTTCGATTCGGTTCGGAAGGAACTTTCGGAGAAGGAATTGACGGACCTGACCTTCGTTTTGATGGTGATTAATGGCTGGAATCGTGTGTCCGTTGCTTTCCAGGCAGTGCCGGGATCGCAGGATGAGGCTTACGGTCTGACGGCAGCAGGGCTGAGTTAA